A window from Argopecten irradians isolate NY chromosome 3, Ai_NY, whole genome shotgun sequence encodes these proteins:
- the LOC138319087 gene encoding zinc finger C2HC domain-containing protein 1C-like, whose amino-acid sequence MISGSVVDRSPVYGGSSNYQNVNYSNTTKRTNMDGGQQKMSRLQLMQMQYQQRMLKDKEEKLVNMYQENQQRALNRVQSKGMAREFFRERREMEANGNLSQMPSIEQHYQQKRRENGVHVNSNSPHGTISRHNSFGSNQSQRQHMGYQRQNSGGPQGYKNKYQKRSSAGRDKSNPLAPIERPPSHENNDFFPRKPQIHGRPKTKDSDKRTPHEGQTPKSAPHNDFYHDDDGSPPPNLAHLKNAQKQKVNAFGYGGRPPKASPSKTSKPSNFQQFQQDRDQERADRLRRHQQTLDRGIGGGYEYEDEKENESEANSQRESALDIDRKQKEIMEKIARQQAELERIRQQRAAEEEEERKERERRKKREEERRRKMKEDEERRKREEKERREMEEEEAKRRSEQQRKTNQSRSRCESQYHDNGSEGYSSHMSSYPAEPTPPPQPKPSRKPINRRPPPQQNPLAMSSESAYDSKPIASARGGGNVSLFEQAARMEGAFDTEHIKQVKCSNCGRKFNADRIDKHRQFCGNLTKKRKVLDGTKMRVQGTDMEKYIGKNGTPKKSTPSGKKGNWRKQHEEFVNNIRYARKVAQIQKEGGSLSNLPPPPPAENADYVQCPHCNRKYNEMAAARHIPKCKDIKARPTALKRKR is encoded by the exons ATGATTAGCGGTAGTGTAGTGGACCGCTCGCCTGTGTATGGAGGCTCGTCCAACTATCAAAACGTGAACTACTCCAACACAACCAAGAGAACAAACATGGACGGAGGCCAGCAAAAGATGTCGCGATTACAGCTCATGCAAATGCAGTATCAACAGCGAATGCTGAAAGATAAAGAGGAGAAACTTGTGAATATGTACCAAGAGAACCAACAGCGGGCGCTCAACCGTGTCCAGTCCAAAGGTATGGCAAGAGAATTTTTTCGAGAGCGACGTGAAATGGAAGCCAACGGTAACTTGAGTCAAATGCCATCTATTGAACAACATTACCAGCAGAAACGAAGAGAAAATGGAGTGCACGTCAACAGCAATTCTCCACATGGTACGATCAGTAGGCATAATTCGTTTGGCTCTAATCAAAGTCAAAGACAACATATGGGTTATCAACGCCAAAACTCAGGTGGTCCCCAAGGTTACAAGAATAAGTATCAGAAAAGGTCCAGTGCCGGGAGAGATAAATCCAATCCGCTAGCACCAATCGAGCGGCCACCTTCACACGAAAATAATGACTTTTTCCCAAGAAAACCACAAATTCATGGTCGACCGAAAACGAAAGATTCCGACAAGAGAACACCACATGAAGGTCAAACGCCAAAAAGTGCACCCCACAATGATTTTTATCATGATGATGATGGCAGCCCGCCACCAAATCTAGCCCATTTGAAAAATGCTCAGAAACAGAAAGTTAATGCTTTTGGCTATGGTGGACGTCCTCCAAAAGCCTCCCCGTCAAAGACATCAAAACCTTCAAACTTCCAACAGTTCCAGCAGGACAGGGACCAAGAACGTGCAGACAGACTTCGGAGGCATCAGCAAACCCTCGATCGTGGAATCGGTGGTGGGTATGAGTATGAGGATGAAAAGGAAAATGAATCGGAGGCAAACAGTCAACGGGAATCAGCATTAGACATTGACAGAAAGCAAAAAGAGATCATGGAGAAAATTGCACGTCAGCAGGCTGAGCTTGAGAGAATAAGACAACAGCGAGCAGCGGAAGAGGAGGAA gaaagaaaagaaagagaaCGGCGCAAAAAGAGAGAAGAGGAGAGAAGAAGAAAAATGAAAGAAGACGAGGAAAGACGAAAGAgggaagaaaaagaaagaaggGAAATGGAAGAAGAGGAAGCAAAAAGAAGGTCAGAACAGCAGCGAAAGACAAACCAATCACGCTCACGATGCGAAAGTCAGTACCACGATAACGGTAGTGAGGGCTACTCTTCCCATATGTCAAGTTACCCAGCGGAACCAACTCCCCCTCCACAGCCTAAACCCTCACGTAAGCCAATAAACAGACGACCCCCACCGCAGCAGAATCCTTTAGCAATGTCTTCCGAAAGTGCGTATGATAGCAAACCAATTGCGTCCGCCCGAGGTGGTGGGAATGTTAGCCTCTTCGAGCAAGCCGCACGTATGGAAGGTGCGTTTGACACTGAACATATAAAGCAAGTAAAGTGTTCCAACTGTGGTCGTAAATTCAATGCTGATAGAATAGACAAACATCGGCAATTCTGTGGCAACCtcacaaagaaaagaaaagtttTGGACGGCACTAAAATGAGGGTTCAAGGAACGGATATGGAAAAATATATAGGAAAGAACGGCACACCAAAGAAGTCAACTCCATCG GGAAAGAAAGGAAACTGGAGGAAACAACACGAGGAATTCGTAAATAACATAAGGTATGCTCGAAAGGTCGCTCAAATACAGAAAGAGGGCGGAAGTCTAAGTAACCTACCTCCCCCTCCTCCGGCAGAAAACGCAGATTATGTTCAGTGTCCTCACTGTAACCGTAAATACAATGAAATGGCTGCAGCAAGGCATATACCCAAGTGTAAGGACATCAAGGCTAGACCTACTGCCCTAAAACGGAAACGATAA